ATATTATGGAAGTTGGCATTAATTTTACCTATATTTACTTTTGGAACACCTTAAAACTCATTCAAGTTCTAGCAACTGTTTGGATTTTCTCTGGAGCTTGAGGATTCAATTTCTCAGTTTCTTGAATTTGAGATGGGTCCTCTGAATTATCTCTGCCTGTGTTGCAAGTAGCAGTGCTCTCCACTTCACTTTCAATCTGCTTTTTACTCTGACTGCCCTCCTCTTGAATTGTCTGGTGTGCTGCTTCTTCACTTCCTGTATTGGTCTGATTAGATGCCTTCGGTAGTTCTTGCTTTTGCAAGATGTTTTCCACTTCAATCTCTAACTCTAATTGTTCCTCATCTGCCTCCATTTCCAATTGCCGCATCAGCTCCTCCAGCTTCTTAGCTTTGCGTAATTCATTCTGCTGAATTATGGCACATAAATGTTCAGTCAGCTGCTCCTTCAGTTCAATCTTCTTGTGTAGATCCAGTTTAGCTGCAACATATTCCACTTCTGCTTTATCATACCTCTTCCTGAGGACCAGGAAAGGACACACAATGAGCAAGATGCACATTATTCTCTGTTAAGGCAATATTGTGGAAATATCATCTAAAGCCATTAAAACAGTTGCAACAAAATGCACAGGGGCCATGAATATTCTTTTGCAAGGAGCCCTAACAGATCTTCCTCTGCAGCTTATAGCAAAAATTAAGCTAAGTGATGGGGAACCAGCATGGAGATCACCAGCAGGCCAGTCTGAGCCTGTAGTAAATCAGCATGGGATAGCTAATGCCTCACTAGCTGGTGTACCAAAGTCTGTCCATCATGTGCTGTATACAGGAGTGGTAACAATGACCATCTCTCAAATGAATTCTTCTGCACTCTCCAGTCATACAGCAGGGTCTTAAACTCAGAATCAGCATAGAATTGTTTGTAACAACAATAGGACACCTTTTGTGTTCTTGAAAATCCATCCAATGAACATGACCtttgattatttaaaaatgtgataaTAGAAATCAAGGGCACACTAATGCAAGGACAGTATCTTGTTAAACAAATTAATCTCTCAATCCCGGCCTCAAATTACAGGATTGCTGATCACATAAATACAATATGTGCAATATTGTATGGATAATGATGCttaatttaaaattattttaaaaattgtgaaCAGACCTGCAGTGAGTTTCATCAAATTACAACAAAGAAACATACCATTTTGTATATCTGTCCTTGGCTACCATTTATATCCCAGTAAGCCTGCTCTGACCCTCTTCATCCTATCCTTCTGGTGTGCTGAATATAGTTTTCCCTCCTTGCTATTGACCTCTGCTGCTTCTTATAGTAGTATGCTCCATCGCCTCATActtatcaggattaaattccatctgttactGATCCATTCTTAATACCAACTGATCAATACTATTCTGCAGTCAGCAACTATCCTCATTATCAACATtgctaacctttgtgtcatctacaaactcgTTAAACCCCCCCCTACATTCATAATTGAATTGTTAGTGTGTAGGAATCCCAGCAGTGTTCCTTGTggtacaccactaatcacaggttTCTAATTACAAACAAAGTGCTCTACTTATCACTTTGTTCTTCCcattttggatccaatttgctctgtatttcatgAGGTACAACATTTGAACCAGTCTTCCCACCACGTGGGATGTGTGGGCCCTTGACAAAGGCCCAAATGAAGTCCAGTAGCCTGCATCAATGACATTGCCCCTATCAATACAGTTTGTTACCTCTGAGAAATTCACAGGACAATCCACAACAAAATCATGCTATCTTTGATTAATCTCTGCCTTTCCAATTTCAGAATAATACTCTCCTTCAATTTGTTCCAATGCCTTACGACTGACATTGAACTCAAGAGCCTCCAGTTATCTGGGTTACTCCCCGCTACTCTTTTCCAGTAAAAGGATCATATTTGTGGTCTTTCAGCATTTGGCACCTCACTAGCGGCCAAGGATTTAAAAATCCACCAGGACTGCAGCAATTTCCTTTCCTAACTTACATAGCAGCCTGGGATACAAGGTCCTAGTGATTTCTCCACTCGAAAGCCCATTAAGATCTTTGATACGGCCTTGTTAATGGTGCATgatctaaaatttcttcattcagtgcTGACTTTTCCAACTACAATGATATGCTTCTCAGTACATACAATTGATAATTTATTTGAGATGTCACCCATGTCCTTTGATTACCATTTGTTCCCTAATAGATCCAGATCTTTCCATGATTACCCTCTTGCCCTTGATATACTTACAAAATACTacaattttcctccattttgtctGTCGGAGATGTTCTGTGGTCCCTTATCGCTCCACCAATTTAAATAACACTGTACATTTACTACCTTCTTTAAAAAACCCTCGCCTTTCAAGCCCTCTGCAACTGCCACATACTTACTTTGAATTCACTTCATTAAAATCTGCATCACTATCTCTTTTGTCATTAGCCTTTACTATACCTTTCAGATTTCCCTTTCTGTTCTCCTTCTTCCTGATCTTCACCTTTAAACAGTTTATTTCCAGTTCTGAATGGCCCAAAATACtaactgtttctctctcacaAGTGTTGCCCGATCCGAGTTACACTGCTAGACCCTTTGGTCTGCCACCTAGATGATTCAAGCAACATGCCATCAGATTCTTCCCATCAAAATGCACTTTTGAAATTTAGCTACCTTGAAAATAATTGTCTTTTAAACATCAATTTGACAAATCTGTAATGTCATCTTGTACTCAGTCACATTCTCTTTATTAACTGAGGGGAAAACAACGGGGACAGGTTTTTACTAATTTAATTGTCTGGTAAGGCAAAGCGTGACCATATGAACTGCTGCTTCATACTGGCAATGGGATTCATTGCAGAATGTATCTCTTTTGGTAAAGAGTTTTATTTTTCAAGATGCTCAATGGAACTAGCACTGGCACATTCataactgattttttaaaaagaaaataatggTTGTTAGTGACAAGTAGTTAAAGTCTCATTTGATCTAGATAACCGATCATTTTGATTGCTTGGACAGATTATCATTCTGGTCTTGTCCAAGTTCATATTTAAATCTGGAAAACAAAATAAGCatgagttttaaaaaaatatactacAATATATACTTGCATGTAAACAAGCATGTGTTTGTATTGTAATAGTCATTAAGAGTTGTGTTGCAGGACCAACATGAAAATTTCAATAGAATTTTTCCTTTCTATTACATTTCTAATCCAAATGTAATATTTTTTTTAAGAAGTCTTAAAACGTTTAGCAAATGTCCACCTATGATAGCAATCCATTTTAATAACATAATAATTGCAGGGTAAAATATTTATTTTGGCTATATTCAGGTCAACTCTGACTCAACAATCTAAATATAGAAATTTCCTGACATATTGTTAAAATCAAAATTCATCAATAGTTGAAAGCTACCCAGTCCTTTTAAATACAATGGATTCTAGTAAATTGGGCCATTGGTTTATTGGCACAGCCGCATATCtgtgacaactcttaaagaataaaaactaatcaagaaaatagctgggattccctttgtttatttgggatactatgctgcttacttgggacaggagactgttgctgaacagtttctaacaaatgtcagttgtgtgcacttgtgtTGCTGTTAGACACTATACCGAGCAGCAGTTGCAtgcattcaaaaagcagtgatttgttGGTGAGAAATCAGCAGCAGGACAATTCAGAACGGTTTTGCTCACTACCATTTCGAGATACCAAAATTGgctgggaatgaaaatgaaatgatttcctgagcaagttaggaactatgaaggatCTGAAGGTATCTGAAGTCATCtcgaatgttataatgaaaatgaagagttGGAGAATGCAATCATGGAAAACATTGTACGAAAGCAGCCACTGTCTGCATTAGGtttctgcattgattttgttcatttatagtcaagcaaaagaacatggcagtgtacactggatgaattcctccatcgatagcTATTAGGAACTCTAGATACTTTTACAGTTCTGTAGTAGTACTGGTAATATTCTAATTCTTTCTGCATCTCATTTAAACACTTAATTtgctactcagttaaatggtagtttgtctttattATACCTTTTAATtataatagagtcttttaagagactctctttgcagttattttgtagataacactattctttgcatttctggttagatgctaattgcatttcatttggctttgtatctgtactcggcacattaaatctaatctaatcttaGATGGAGTTTACAAAAGTAGAGGGCTACAAggtagagaaattctaggcagtttctagaataggttacatggttggcacaacattgtgggctgaggggctggtaatgtgctgcagatttctatgctctatttccataaaactttggATAATTGGGGCAGACGCTTATTTGGGCTAAgatgtgccccaattaaccaggaTTCACTGTATTGCAAAACGAAAAAATTGCTGATAGTTCAGTGGGAAGTGCAGTTAGCTGATATTAGCCAAGAAAAGAACAGTATCCAGAAATTAAGTAAAAACAACTATTAATATAACAACAACAATTAGTTACCTGATGTGGTCAGCATCACTATTACCTAGATATCTAACTAATTGTGGGCTGTCCCTTAAAAAAAATTCTTACTTAGCCTGATAATATTCCAAACTGGACTGTTCAATCCGATTCCGGAGGACATTAACTCCATTTGATAACAAGTTATCCAAACTCTGAAGCTCTTTTTGGATATGCTGTAGTTTCATAGTTTCTGCCATGGTTTGCTTCGACCTAGGAGGAAGATAATTGGTCAGGAAGGCACAGTATATATAAGTACGGATAATTTGTCACAATGTCCTTTAAAAAGATTATATTTACATTTAACAAACTAAATGTAGCCAAAGAAAAACTtacataaattatattaatcatttaatgtatacttactgtaacCAAATCAGTACACATTAGCTTTAATTTCACTAAGAGGGGAATATGGACACAATTGTTAATCTGTTCTATAGGCAAGTCCTCATTCTTTAAGGGACCTTTCACTTCAAGAACTGCAAGGCTACCTATATAACCAAGACTTGTGGATGGCGACCAAATAGTTTACCTTTGCTACCTGAGATTTCAACAAACTACACTAATTAAGTGCCATTGATGGGGGGAGAAAATGACACTGTTTTAAAAATCCAATTTTCATACTAGCTCAAACTCCCTGAGTAGTCCGAAAAGCTCTGGGGGCTGAGGAAGTCAATGTATTCTGCAATCAATATTCCACACCTTTCTGCAATGGCTTTCGACAAAAGCGCCTTCTTGCGTTTATTCTTCTCTTCCATTAGTCGCTGCTCTAGCTGCAGCTGTTCAAGTCGTGATCTCTCGCGCCTGCAGAGAAACAACAATATTGAAGGAGGTCAAACTCAATACCTATAAAATAACATACAACATGTCACAGCTTGTTGTTCAAACTAGTGACAGAAAATCATACAAAATACAACAAATAGGAATGCTTTTAAGTGCAGGTAAAATTCAGCTGCCTACCTTTTTTCCTTCACAGATGTTATCTATAATTAAGAACAGTTTTGATTTCACCGTAAAatggtcagccactgctttagcaGATTACACCACTATCCAGTAAAAGTATTACTATGACAATCAAACAGATTGCATACATCAAGTATAGATACATCTGGTATGCATTTGCCAGCAAACTACAGCTTATGGGCAATCCAAATGAGGCAGTTGTGAGTAAATACATGTTTGGCCAGACAGATCCCCTGCTGGAAGCCCAGAATAAGAGGGATATCCTTCATTTTAGATGTAGGCTGCTGAAGACAAAATGAGAAACTGTTCTTTACAGCAAAAGGTGTAGAATGGGCTTATTTTAGGCTAGATTAATTCACAATTTCAAAACTGAGATCGTATGGACTTGTGCAAGGTTTATGAAACAAAGGCATGTTAAACAAAACCAAGACAATGATCAGCTGTGATCCAAGTGGACAGTGGAAAAGGCACAGAATGTTTTCTCCTGTATCTACATTAGAATGAGGCATAATATAAACTTCATTGTTGAATGTTTCTTCTGTCTTTTCCGGGGTGGGGGGCGGGGAGAGCTGGATTGAATCTTGACATTACCAAGATGCAACATGAGTATTTAAGCACCATTTCTAATAATTATTTCTAGACTTACTAACAATTCCATCCCTTTGATCTGCTCTGCTGATAGCTCTTTAACTGAGGATTCCAGGAATGTACATGATGCTTCCATTTCTTTTTGACAGCTTTCTTCAGGTGCAGTCAATTGTCTATTAGCTGCTTTTACAACTGGCTTTGGTCCCAGCTCAGGTGCAGGGGACTCTGTGGCTTGTGGAGGATTCATCTTTGCTTTGGTCAGTTGTTGTTCTGGAAGGATAAGAGGAACATCCTTGTGCCCATTTTCTTTGCGACAATGCTGGTTCAATGCTCTTTCCCTCTGGAGTTGCTGACGACTTTTGTTTCTTGATGGTGCTCCTCCAAATTTTTCTGGCTTCTCAACAATCAAAGGATCTGAAAAATTaaatattttgtaaaaaaaattaaCTCCAAGCCAAAAGTCCAATCAAAAATAGATGCACTCACATACCTATTGACATAATCAACCAAATACAAGAATAAT
The nucleotide sequence above comes from Hypanus sabinus isolate sHypSab1 chromosome 11, sHypSab1.hap1, whole genome shotgun sequence. Encoded proteins:
- the gorab gene encoding RAB6-interacting golgin; this encodes MAGWAGFSDEEVTRIKQLKDPLIVEKPEKFGGAPSRNKSRQQLQRERALNQHCRKENGHKDVPLILPEQQLTKAKMNPPQATESPAPELGPKPVVKAANRQLTAPEESCQKEMEASCTFLESSVKELSAEQIKGMELRERSRLEQLQLEQRLMEEKNKRKKALLSKAIAERSKQTMAETMKLQHIQKELQSLDNLLSNGVNVLRNRIEQSSLEYYQAKKRYDKAEVEYVAAKLDLHKKIELKEQLTEHLCAIIQQNELRKAKKLEELMRQLEMEADEEQLELEIEVENILQKQELPKASNQTNTGSEEAAHQTIQEEGSQSKKQIESEVESTATCNTGRDNSEDPSQIQETEKLNPQAPEKIQTVART